In Macrobrachium nipponense isolate FS-2020 chromosome 15, ASM1510439v2, whole genome shotgun sequence, a single genomic region encodes these proteins:
- the LOC135226684 gene encoding disks large-associated protein 4-like: MKEAMKTKQAQPEDVNDLEDGVEILVAEGKKDHLKENLTAEKDNEKTKSDEDVAVNDKTEVENQKEGHHFLQIVEREVSRLQELINNAEYDLETFRQQMSEEVQGKVLAATGKGRLLISQKIEQFRGLCQQNIDGPKGEEPAIIAADLAGFWDMVSIQVGNVYQLFEEIGDLKSHGWKHELDTCATTNVPKGPAKRKPVQVKKGPSKPCTEKTKARDEARKKLLEERRRAMKEAMKTKQAQPEDVNGGIDCEEILMAEGKKDHLQDIGR; the protein is encoded by the coding sequence ATGAAGGAGGCTATGAAGACTAAGCAGGCTCAACCTGAGGATGTAAATGACCTTGAAGATGGTGTGGAAATTCTAGTGGCTGAAGGCAAAAAGGATCATTTGAAGGAGAATTTAACGGCTGAAAAggacaatgaaaaaacaaagtccGATGAAGATGTGGCAGTTAATGACAAAACTGAAGTGGAAAACCAAAAGGAAGGCCACCATTTCTTGCAGATAGTCGAAAGAGAAGTTTCTAGATTACAAGAACTGATAAACAATGCTGAATATGACCTAGAAACTTTCAGACAGCAGATGAGTGAGGAGGTGCAAGGAAAGGTCCTTGCAGCAACAGGAAAGGGGCGCCTCCTCATCTCGCAGAAGATTGAGCAGTTCAGAGGGCTCTGCCAACAAAATATTGATGGTCCTAAAGGAGAGGAGCCTGCTATAATAGCTGCAGATCTGGCTGGCTTTTGGGACATGGTTTCCATTCAGGTGGGTAATGTATACCAACTTTTCGAAGAAATTGGTGACCTGAAAAGTCATGGATGGAAACATGAACTAGATACATGCGCAACTACCAATGTCCCTAAAGGTCCTGCAAAGAGGAAACCAGTTCAAGTTAAGAAAGGACCTTCTAAACCTTGCACTGAGAAAACAAAAGCGCGAGATGAGGCCCGCAAGAAACTACTGGAGGAGAGACGCAGGGCAATGAAGGAGGCTATGAAGACTAAGCAGGCTCAACCTGAGGATGTAAATGGTGGTATAGATTGTGAGGAAATTCTTATGGCAGAAGGCAAAAAGGACCATTTGCAGGACATAGGCCGATGA